The following is a genomic window from Paenibacillus sp..
TTCCGATCACAATTTGGCGCTGTTCCGCTCCTGCATCTCTAGCGCGTACGGCGTCGTATTGATCACCGGTCCGACGGGAAGCGGGAAAACGACGACGCTGTATTCCGCCTTGTCGCAGCTGAACGGGGAAGAGGTCAATATATTGACCGTCGAAGATCCGGTGGAATATCAGCTCCACGGCGTTAACCAAGTACAGGTCAACCCGCAGACGGGTCTTACGTTCGCGGTCGGGCTCCGGGCGATGCTGCGTCAAGATCCGAACATCATCATGGTCGGGGAAATTCGCGACGCGGAAACGGCCGAAATCGCGATCCGGGCCGCCATGACCGGCCACTTGGTGCTAAGCACGTTACATACGAACACGGCGATCAACGCAGTGACCCGTTTGATCGATATGAACGTCGAACCGTTCCTGATCTCATCGTCGCTGAAAGGCGTCGTCGCGCAGCGGCTCGTCCGGCACGTCTGCTCGAAATGCGCGGCGCCGTACGCGCCGAAACCCGAAGAGCGGGAGATGCTCGAAGCGAACGGCTTCGGCGTCGAAGGGCTGCGGCGCGGCGCCGGCTGCGAGGATTGCGGCCGGACGGGCTATCGCGGGCGGATTGCTATCCACGAGGTGCTGACGCTTGACGACGAGCTCCGGTCGATGATTTTGCGGCGCCGGTCGGATAACGAATATCGGCAGTACGCGCTGAAGCGCGGGTTCGTGCCGATGCTCGCGGACGGCCTCGCCAAAGTCGCCAAAGGCTTTACGACCGTGGAAGAAATTTTGCGCGTCACGAGCGGAGATTCGGTGTAGGTCCGAAGGACCGCCCGGTTTCGCTATCCATAGACTCACAGAGGAGAAGGATGTCGCCATGGAAACCCAGCTGCAGATGGACCGTTTGCTTCGCTACGCGCACGAGAGAGGCGCCTCCGACGTACATATTACGGCCGGTGCTCCCCCGATGTTCCGGATCCACGGCGACATGCAGCCCGCCGGGAGCGAGCCGCTGACGCCGCTCGCCGCGATGGAACTGACGAAACAGCTGCTGACGCAGGAACAGTACGAAGCGTTCCTCTCGCGCGGCGATTTCGACGGTTCGTACGGCATCGAAGGCGTCGCCCGGTTCCGGGTGAACGCGTACCGGCAGCGGGGTAACGCGTCGCTGACGATCCGGATCATTCCGACGCACATTCCGCCGCTCGAGAGGCTCGGCCTGCCGCCCGGCGTGCTCGATTTCGTGAACAAGCCGCAAGGACTGCTGCTCGTCACCGGACCGACGGGAAGCGGGAAATCGACGACGCTCGCCGCGATGATCGATTATATCAACCAAACGCGCAGCGAACATATTATCACGCTCGAGGATCCGATCGAATTCGTGCATCCGAACAAACGCTGCATCGTCAATCAGCGGGAAATCGGCGTCGACACGGCCTCGTTCGGCGTCGGCCTGCGGGCGGCGCTCCGGCAAGATCCCGACGTCATTCTCGTCGGCGAAATGCGAGATTTGGAGACGATCTCGACCGCCATCACCGCCGCGGAAACGGGTCATCTCGTGTTCGGTACGCTTCATACCGCCGACGCTCCGCAGACGATCGACCGGATCATCGACGTCTTCCCGCCGGAAGCGCAGCAGCAGATCCGCGTGCAGCTCGCGGCGGTGCTGATCGGCGTCGTCGCGCAGCGGCTGCTTCCGAGGGCGGACGGCTCGGGCCGCGTCGCCGCGATGGAGGTGCTCGTCGGCACGCCGGCGGTCGCGAACTTAATCCGTACGGAGAAGGTGCATCAAATCCGGTCGGTCATGCAGACGGGCAGAGCCCAAGGCATGCAGACGATGGAGACGGCGCTGCGGGAGTTGGTGCAGCAGCGCGTCGTAACGATGGAGACCGCGAAGGAAGCGCTATTCGGCTTCGGGGAATTGGGATAGGCGAGGGGAACGGCGCATGGGGAAGTTCAAATACGTGGCCGTCGACCAATACGGCATTTATTCGAAAGGCACCCTCGAAGCCGCTTCGCTCGCGAATGCGGTGGAGACGCTTCGGGAAAGAGGGCTATGGGCGATTCGCTGCTTCGATCCGGGATCCAGCATTTGGCACCGGGAGCTGAAGCTCGGCGGCCCGAGGGTGAAGACGCAGCATTTCACCGTGTTTTGCCGGCAGCTCTCGACGTTGTACAAGTCCGGCGTCAATATGGTGGAAGCGGTCAAGGCGCTGTCCGAGCAGACGGAGAGCAAGGAATTCCGCAAGGTGCTCGCGAGCGTCGCGGAAGACTTGAAGCGAGGGTCGCAGCTGTCGGCTGCGGCGGCGCAGTTTCCGACCGTGTTCGGCAACGTATTCGTCAGCATGGTGCGCGCCGGGGAAGCGAGCGGCAATCTGGACGAGATGCTGCTGCGGCTGGCGGTGTTTTACGAGAAGGAGCACAACACGCGGGAGAAGGTGAAGTCCGCGATGGTGTACCCTGCGCTCATGCTCGTCATTATGGCGGTGGTCGTTACCGCGATGATGCTGTTCATCATCCCGCGTTTTATCGCAACGTTCGACTCGATGGGCCTGCAGCTGCCGCTGCCGACGCGCATCGTCATCGCGATTAGCCATTTCGTGCAGGCGAATTGGCCGGCCGTCATCGGAGCGTTGTTCGTGCCGACATTGATCTCTAGCGCGGTGAAGAGGCTGCCGAAAGGGACGTATGCGCTCGATTGGCTGAGGCTGAAAGCGCCCGTATTCGGCGCATTGGCGCAAAAGCAGGCCCTCGCCCGGTTCGCCCGCGTGTTCAGCTCGTTGTACGGCGCGGCGATCCCGATGCTGCAGTCGCTGTCGATCGTAGCCTCCGTCGTCGACAACGAGGTCATCTCCCGGGTAATCCTGAACTCCCGGGAGCAGATCCGCAGCGGCGATTCGATCGCGGAGCCGTACCGGTCGTCCTGGGTGTTTCCGCCGATGGTCGTGCAGATGCTGGCGATCGGCGAAAAATCGGGGGCGCTCGATTCGATGATGGAAAAAGTGGCGGATTTTTACGAAGCCGAAGTCGATCAAACGACCGACCGGTTAAAATCGGCGCTCGAACCGCTTATGATCGTGGCGCTTGCGGCGGTCGTCGGAGGCATCGTGTTAGCGGTCATGCTCCCGACGTTCCAGCTGTTTGACAATATATAATTTCTACACAGGGAGAGAGCCGCATGAAAAAGCTGCTGAAAAATCAAAAAGGATTGACGTTGGTCGAGCTGTTGGCGGTTATTGTGATTTTAGGCGTGATCGCGGCGATCGCGGTACCGTCGATCGGGGGGATTATCGCAAACTCGAAAACTTCGGCGGACACGCAATCCGTTGCTTTAATTAAAGAAGCTGCCGAGCGTTACGCTTACGATAAAAACCTAGCTACTTCCGTTACGTCAGTAACCATTGCAGATTTGGTGAGCAACGGATATCTCAAGAGCGCTCCGGTAGAACAAGCCACCGGGAAAGCCTACACTACTGTAGCGGTTGCCTGGGCGAATGCCACGGGGTGGACTGCCGGAAGCGTGGCTGTGGCGGCGCAATAACGGTTATTCGCAAGTCAGTAAAAAAGGTAACTCACTCGAGTTGCCTTTTTTCACATAAGGAGCAATTCCCATGGAACAGCTGCATCTCTGGTTCGCGGCGGCGCTCGGGGCGTTCGGGCTCTTGATCGGCAGCTTTTTGAACGTCGTCGCGATCCGCGCGCTAAACAAACAATCGATCGTGTACCCGCCTTCGCATTGCGTGCACTGCAAGCACCGATTACGGGCATGGGACTTAATCCCCCTGCTCAGCTACGCGGCGCTTCGGGGGCGGTGCCGCTACTGCCGAACGCGGATCTCGGCCGCGTATCCGATCGGCGAAGCGGCGACGGCCGCGCTGTTTTTCTGGACGGGCCTTCGGTTCGGGCCGTTCGACCCGGAATGGCTCGCGGGGGCGCTGCTGTGCGCCGTGCTCGTCGCCGTCGTGCACACGGATCTGAAGGCGATGCTCATTCCGGATCGAATCGTGTTCCCGGCGGTCGCGCTCGCGGCGCTGCTTCGCGCGTTCGTTCATCCGCTTCCGCTATGGAACTATGCGCTCGCCGCAGCGGTCGGGTTCGGCGTGCTGTACTTGCTCGCCGTCGTCAGCAAAGGCGGAATGGGCGGCGGGGATATCAAGCTGTATTTGTTCATCGGATTGACGTGCGGCTTTGCGGCGACGCTGCTGTCGCTGTTCGCGGCAAGCTTGTTCGGCACGCTTTACGGAATCGCCGCGCGGCTAGCCGGCCGGACGGAGCGAGGGCGTCCGATTCCGTTCGGTCCGTTCATCGCGGCCGGGGCGATTTTGTCGTTTTTTTACGGTCAAGCTTGGATCGAGGCATACTTGGGTCTTTGGATATAAAAACGGGTACCGGACCTTATGCACTTATGCGATAATGTAGAATTATGTAGAAAAGTGTAAAAACGTGGCGAACAACTTAGATAGACAGGGGGGGCGGGGCATGCTTTGGACTCAAGCGAAGGAAGCGCTGCTTCCGTTATTTCATTCCCGCTCTCTCGGCATCGAAATTACCGACCGCGAAGCGCGTTGGATCGAGCTGGACCGCATCGGAAGCGGGAGCGCGGACGTCGTCGCGATGGATACGGAACCGCTGCTCGAGGGAGCGGTCGACGAAGGGCGCATTTTGCAGCCGCAAGCGGTCATCCAAGCGCTGCAGACGCTGCGCCAGCGGACGGGGAGCCGCACGAAGAAGGTTCATCTGCTGCTGCCGAGCACGGTGACGATGGTCCGGTTTTTGACGCTGCCGGACGTACCGGCGAAAGACCTGAAGAAGATGATCGATTTCGAGCTGCGCTTCAACATTCCGCTGCCGTTCGACAAGCCGTACTACGACTTCGCGAAGCTGCCCGCGGCGCGTACGATTGCGAGCAGTCCCGAGACGGCGCCGGCGATCGAGCCGAACGCATGGAATCTCGGCATGCAGGAGGCCGCCGCGGCGTCGGAGCCGGAGGACGGCGGCAAGCCGGCGAAGCAGTGCGAGGTCATGATCGTCGCGGCGCCGCTCGAGACGATTGAGGAGTATGCTTCCGTCGTTCGGTCGGCGGGGCTGCGGCCCGCCAGCATTGAAATTAAGGCGCTGTCGCTGTTCCGCGTCGCGGAACGGCTGACGCCGCTCGATGCGAACGCGACGATCGTCATGATCGACATTACGTCGACGTACGCGGATATCGGTATTTACCGCGAAGGGGCGCTGCGGATTACGAGGAATAAACCGATTCGATTTCCGGACATGCCAAACAAGGCGGAAGATGCGGACGATTGGACTCGCTTCGAATTCCAGAGCGCCTGTCAAGATTTAGCGTCGGAGGTCGAGCGATTCATTAACTTCTATCGGTATTCGCTGAACAATCGCGATCACGAGGTGCAGCAGCTGCTGCTCTCCGGAGAGCCTGCCCGGCTCGGCGACATCGCCGCATTTTTCGCGGAGCGGTTTCCGTTCGAAACGCGCGAGCTCCGCTTCGACGGCGGGCTGCGCATTCCCGCCGGCGCGCCGAATGTCCTCCGATTCGTCGGTCCGCTCGGACTGGCGCTAAGGGGGCGAGCATGATGATGAAGCCGATTAACCTGCTGCCGCGCAAACCGTTCTGGGAAGAGCGGTTCGTGCCGCTGTTCGGGGGGCTCGCCGCCGCGTACGCTTTGTCCGCCGCGCTGCTGGCGTTCGGCGCTTCGTCGGCCGACCAGGCGCGCATCCGGGACGAGGCGGAAATCGACGAACTGCTCATTCAGATGGTGCTGCTTCGTCAGGAGCGCATGCCGGCGCCGGAGGCGCTGCGTTTCGAGCAGTACCGGAATATCGTCGGCGCCGTCGAAGGGCAGCGATACGATTGGCCTTCGACGCTGCGCGACATCGCCGCGCCGCTGCCGGGCGCAGCCCGGTTGGCGAACGCCGCGTACGACTCCGCCGAGGCAAGCGTCGCGGTCGTTGCGCATTTCAAGGCGATGAAAGACGTCGCTGCATATGTGGACGCGCTGAAGACGTCCGGTGCGTTCGAAGACGTGCTGATCACGGCACTGACGACCGAAACGGCCACGCTCGCCGAGGAAGCGCCCGCGGCAGCGTCTGCCGCGGATCCGGCTGCTGCGTTCCAGCCGTCGGACGATCCGCTGCTGGCCGAGCTCGAGTGGATCATTTTCCGCGAGGCGGTCCTCCAAGAAAGCGGGGTCGCGCTGCCGAAGGACAGTCCTTCGGCAGAGGCGCCGGTTGACGAGCGGCTCCAGGGGGCGTTCACCGCGGAAGAAATCGCGAGCGCCTGGGAAGCGGCGAGCCGATATCGAGCCGCCGAGGCGCCGGTCGCGGCGCCGGTCGAGCCGGCGTCCGTTACGTATTACCGCGTCGAGCTGGCGCTTCGCGCGGCCGGCATACAGCCGAGCGTCGCCGCCGGCTCGGGTGAGGGGGTCGGCCCGTGATCAGCAAGCAGCAATGGACACAGCTCAGGGGAGCGCTGCGGCGGCCGAAGGTCGCCCTGCTGCTCGTCGCCCTCCTCGGCGCGGCGCCGTCGATCGCGATTTTGATCGAAGCGTATGCGCCCGCCGTCCAAGCGCAGCTGCAGACCGCCGCGGAGGCGGAGCGGCTGCGCGCGCAGCGCGCGGAGCTGACGGCGACGCCGATTCCGGCGCCGTTCCGGCCGGAGGACATGGGCTCGTGGCTCGCCAAAGTGCCAGTCGAGAATAATCACGCAGCGCTGCTGCAGATGTTGTTGGCCATCGAGGCGGAAAGCGGCGGCCGCATCAACAGCTTCACGGTCGAAGACGAGGAGACGGAGCCCGGAAACGTGCTGGATGCGCTCGCTGCGGCGCAGGCGTCCCAACAGCAGCAGACGGAAGACGTGCAGGAAGCTTCCGCTTCGCCGTCGCCGGATCAAGCCGCCGGGGCCGTTCCTTCGGACCGCCTTGTTTCCGAGATGGCGACGGTAGAGGTGTCCGGTTCGTATGCCCAGGTGATGGGCTTTTGGGAGCGGCTGACCCGAGCGGAACGGATCGTCGTCGTCCGGGACTGGGAGCTGACGACAGCCGCCGCTTCGGCGCCGGCGGGCGAGGACGGATCGGGCGTCGTCGGGCTGCGGATCAGCTTTTATACGTATACCGCCCCGGCGTTCGCCGATTTGGCGGAGGCTGCCGTCCCGCCTCGGGCGGAAGGCGCGCCGAAACGCGAGGATCCGACGCTCAGCAACGAACGCTTTTACGAACAACTTGCCGAATCGCAGGAAGGGGAATAACATGCGCCGAACCCGCTCTTGGATTATACCGCTCGTCGTGGCGGCGTCGTTCGCCGTTTCCGGCATCGCTTGGGCGGAAGGGCGTTATCGGAAAATCGAGGCGTTCTTCGAGAGTATCGATTTCCGCATCAACGGTCAGACAACGAAAGTCGACAAAGAATCGCTGATTTACAACGGCTCGATCTACGTTCCGCTGCGCACCGTCTCCGAGCTGCTCGGGGCGGAACCGTTCTGGGACGCCACGACGCGAACGGTATCGCTCGAATTCGTCGGCAACGACGCGGACATGCTCGGAAGCGCCGTGGAATACGGTTTTTATCAATACATCTCCATGGAGCACAACCGGATCGTCGCCAGTTTGGCTCAGCATTTGCGGGCAGGGGACGCGGCGGGCATCCGCGCGGACATCGAGGGATGGGGTCGTTTGCGCGACATCGCGCTCGATCTGAAGGACGAGCGGGCGGCCGACAGCTTCGACAAACTGATGGTCGCGGCGGACGTGCTGCGCACGGGATGGGCGAACAAAAATTTCGAGCAGTACACGGTCGCTTGGGAGCTGCTGCGTTCCGCGTACGCCGAGCTGCGCGGGCATTTGACGGAGAAGCTGTCCGAGCAATGACGACAAGGGGGGGACGGGCATGCCGATACGCAACGAACGCGGGGTCACGCTGATCGAAGCGGTGGCGGCGATGCTTGTCCTCAGCGTCGTCGTCATCGTTTTCTTGAACGTATCCGGTTATTCCGCGCTGGCGGGGCGGCAAGCCGACAAACAGCAGGAGGCGCGGCGGATCGCGGAGGAGCAGCTTCATCAGTGGAGAGCGCTGCTTCTTGAGGATCCGAGTCCGTCACTGCCGTACGCGTCGACGACGCAGGGCTACGCGGTCTACATCCAAAGCGCTTCGGTCGGCAACGTGCAGTACGAGACTTCCGCGTTCGGTTCGCGGCACGTCTCGCTGCAAGCGTTCGCGCTCCTCGGGGGACAGCCCGAGGTCGTCACCGTAACGGTGTCGTGGGAGGGCGGGCCATGATGCGGCCGCTGCGCAACGAGCGCGGCCTGACGCTCATCGAACTGCTTGCCTCGCTTGTGATCGGCGCGATCGTGCTGGCCGCCGCCACGACGGTGCTCGGCTCCGTCTCCCATTGGTTCGCGACGTCGGGACAGCGCGCCGCGGATCGAGCCGACGTCGACCGGACGATGCAAGCGCTCGCCGCGGAGCTCGGGAGCGCGAGTCGGGCCGTTTATTTCGACGCACTGGGAGAAATTCGATACGTTACAGGGGACGGAGTTTCCGTCGTTTACAAAGCCGCCGTTTTCGACGAGACTACCGGGACCGTTACGGTATATCGTTTCGGCGATGCCTCGCGTTTTACCGACGGAACGGTATCGTTGACGAGCCGCCCGGGGATGTATGCGGCGCCTATGCCGCTCGGGGGTAACTTGGACTCAATCGTTTTCGAGATTCAGGGAGTCGATTCCGGCACAGCGGCAAGCAACGGCGAATTGATCGAGATCGAGGCGGCGTTCCAGATCGCGCAGGTAACGAATGCGGGGGTAACGCGAACGTCGTTACAACCCGAGCGAAGAATCGTGAAATTGCTCGACGAGAACGGGGCGAATTAAACCGAAGGAGGCGCGGCCATGAACCGGATACGGAACGAACGGGGCGGCGCCTCCCTCATGTACGTCACCATGATCGCGCTGGTGCTGATGATCGTGACGCCGGCGATTTTGGCGGCGACCTCGAACGAAACGCTGCGGCGGAAGACCGACGGCAATGCGTTGGCCGCGTCGCAGCTGGCCGTCAGCGCGATGGAGACGTTTCTCGCGTATTTATACAAGTATGACAGGGACGAACATGGGACCGACCCGGTAGCGTATGTGAGGCAATATAAGGGATTGAACGAGGTTGCTTTTTTGACGCCCGAGGGGGCTCAAGTAAAAGTCAGCATTACGTTCGACGACGATCCGGACGGGGATGGCGAATACCAGGTCCAAGCGATCGCCAGGGTCGGAACGGATGTACTAGAAAGATCAAAAACCGTTGCTTACGCTCTGAAGCCTCCGACCGCCCCTTCGTCGGGACCGGCTCCGGATGACGAAGGGCGATACGCCGTGCCGGAGGAGTATTCGGGCATTTTCGTCCAAACGGACAAAACGGCGGCCGGCGTGCCGCAAACGATCGCCGTCGACCAAACGATCGCGAATCTTGAGACGATTATCGGTAACATAATCGATGCGAAGGCCGAGGAAGTGAACCGAACGTTCGCGCTGTACGACGAGGGCGTGACGAGTCCGCCGCCGATCGTGCTGAAGATGGGCGCCCTCAGAATCGATCAAAACGTCGTGTACGGTTCGTCGTCGGCTCCGGTTATCCTGATTGCGGACAGCGTAACATATTCGAAAAAGGCCGACGTCACCGTGTACGGCAGCCTGCTCGTGCGGACGAACGTGCTGTTCGACGGCGCGAATTCGTCGATGACGGTATACAGCGTCGGAGGGCAATACGGGGACATGTTCGTCAAAGGAAGCGTCAGCGGGAACAATGCCTTAAAGATCGACGTTAGCGGCGACCTCTACGCCGGATCGATGAACTACTTGCAGACGGCCAATTCGGTTGAAATCAGCGCAGATACCTTGACGGTGCAAAATCAATTTTCGCTGGAAAACAGCGTCAAGCTCACAGTCACACATGACGTTTCGGTGGGCAGCATGGTCGTGAAAAACAACTCCACCTTGACCGCGACGGCGGGCGATTTTCTGGTGGAGACGAATTTCACGGCGCATAACAACGTCACGATCTCGACGGGAGGCATCGTCGCCTCCGGCGGCGATTTTACCATAATGCAAGGCAATTCGACGATCGAGACCGGCGGGGGAACGACGTCGATCGTCGACATTGCGAAACAGATCGACGACAGCGGGACGACGGTTCCGGGGACGGGCTGGGTCATTAAGAGGGAAGGATAATTCGCCGGAAGCCGGCGTTATAGGGCGATTCGCTTCGGCGGGTCGCCTATTGCCGTTGCGGGAAAGTTCCGGAAGGAACGCTAGTCAGGCGGCTCTTTATTAGGTAAAATTTGCCCAAAGGGGTTTCTCTGAACAGATTCGATTTATCTGATTAAAATTTCATTGTATTAAATATTAAAAACATTAATAGTTTGGGGGGGGATGGCGGTGCGGCCGCTCAAATCGTATACGAGTCGGACGGGACGAAAGCTGAAAACGATTCACGCGTGGAACGCGTGGCTGCTGCTCGGGTTGGCGGTTTCGGGAATCGTATTGTATTTGCCGGCGCTGCGGGGCGCGACCGCTCCGGTGCGGGTCGCGCTGAAGGAAGGGCATATTTGGGCCGGCCTCGTTTCGATTGCGCTGGTGCTGCTGTATTTGCCGTTCCTTCCGAAACACGCGAAGCGCTTGCGGGGGAAGCCTGCGCAAACGGCGAATTTAGCGATCGTGCTGCTGCTGCTGCTCGGGTGGAGCGCGTCCGGCGTGATCCTATGGCTGGAGCGGTCGATGCCCCCCGGGGCGACGTCCTTCGCGCTGCGCATGCATGACTGGCTGACGTGGATCGGCGTTCCGTATGCGATATTCCATGCCGTGACGCGGAGCCGATGGGTCCGAGAGCGGGCGGCTGCCCGTTCGAAGGAGGAAGAAGCGGCGGAGCGGAGCTTCGATCGATACGACGGAAGCCGGCGCGCATTGGTGAAGGCCGGAGTCGCGGCGGCCGCCGCGCTGATCGCCGGTCCTCTCGCATACCGATGGCTGAGGCGGGTCGGCGAACCGGGCGGCATGACGGCGGCGGAGGTTGCTTCGCGATCGGCGTCCGCCGGGAACGGTCAAGAGCTGCTCGTGCCGCTGCCCGAATCGAAACCGCCGATCGGGGGCGGTGCGGAAGGCCAATTCCGCATTTATACCGTCGCGCCGATTCCGAAATTCGACGCGTCCGCATGGAAGTTCACGATCGACGGCTTCGTCGACCGACCGCTCTCCTTCGATTGGAAAACGTTCGCGGAGCTGCCGAGGAAGGTTCAAGTAAGCGATTTCCACTGCGTGACCGGTTGGTCCGTTTATCGCGCGACATGGGAAGGAATTCCCCTCAAGGAGCTGCTGGCGTCGGCGGGCGTAGGGGCGGGGGCGAAATACGTGAAGTTTTATTCGGGGGACGGGGTCTACACGGACGCGCTGTCGCTCGAGCAAGCGGAGGCGGACGATATTATGGTCGCGGCTTTGATCGACGGCAGCCCGATTCCGGAAGACTTAGGCGGGCCGGTAAGATTGATCGTGCCGCGCATGTATGCGTACAAATCGGTGAAATGGCTCGAGCGCATCGAGCTGATCGATGCCGGACATATCGGGTATTGGCAAGAGCGAGGATACGACGTGGATGCATGGGTTCCCGGAGCCGGTTGAACGCAGCCGAACCGAAACCGACCGGAGACCGTAATAGAAACGAAGCCTTTGGGAACACTACCCATTACCTTACCATTTACCACAGGGGGGCTTCATTCGCATGCAATTCAACCGATACGACATGGCCGTCATCGAGCAGGCGCTGCGCGAGGCGATCAACCAAGGCGCGGATTACCACAAGGTGACGACGTACCAGACGGTGCTCGGCAAGCTGCAGGAAATGCACGACGTCGACGCTCAGACAACGATGGGACCGCCGGCGGACGGGTTCCGGTACGATTACGACGACAGCGCGGATACGGGCGTACAAGGATAGTTTCCCGGGAAACCGCAGGAAGCGACAACGCAAAACGTATAATCGACAAAGTATTCTAACAATTTCGACAACAGTTGATTCGTTTGGACATCGCCACGCCGCGGCCTCGCGCCGTTTCGACTTTCGAGTCGGGAAATGCCCGCGGCGCGGTACGCCGAAACGATTGACCCCCACAGGATCCCCTCGCGGCATTCGGCCCATATCGTCCGATGCCGGAGGGGATTTTTCATTGGCCGGAACACCGACGGAGCGGGTCATTTATCCCTACCAACCGAACGTACATTCTGGTATAATGGATTCATGCATTCGAGTGGGGGAAAATCGGCATGAACCGTTTAACAGGCAAAGTCTCCTCGATGGAGGAGCTCTTGGAACTTATAAAATCGACGCCGGAAATTATGAAGAACGTGACCGAATGGCGGACGCTGCCGCCCCGGCCGGCGAAGTACGCCGAATTTCCGGAAGGGCTTCGGCCGGAGCTGCGCGCCGCCCTGGAAGAGAAGGGCATCACGAAGCTGTATACGCACCAAGCGTCGGCGTTCCGCGCGATCCGGAAGGGGCGCCACATCGTCACGGTGACGCCGACGGCTTCCGGCAAGACGCTTACATACAATTTGCCCGTCATTCAGCAGCTGCTCGAGGACGACAGCTCGCGAGCGCTGTATTTGTTCCCGACGAAGGCGCTCGCGCAGGATCAAGTCGCCGAGCTGCAGGAGACGGTCGACCGGATGGGCGTCGATCTGAAGACGCACACCTACGACGGCGACACGCCGCCGACGGTCCGCGCCGCGATTCGCAACGCCGGCCATATCGTCGTGACGAATCCGGACATGCTGCACTCCGCGATTCTTCCGCATCATACGAAATGGGTCAAGCTGTTCGAAAATTTGAAATTTATCGTCATCGACGAAGTGCATTCGTACCGGGGCGTATTCGGCAGCCACGTCGCGAACGTCATCCGCAGGCTGAAGCGCATCTGCGCGTTTTACGGCTCGAAGCCTCAGTTCATTTGCGCGTCGGCGACGATCGCGAACCCGAAGGAGCACGCCGAGAAGCTGATCGGGGAGCCGATGGAGCTGATCGACGACAACGGCGCGCCGTCGGGGGAGAAGCACTTCGTGTTCTACAACCCGCCGGTCGTCAATCAGCAGCTCGGCATCCGCAAATCGAGCGTGCTGGAGACGCAGCGGCTTGCGGCGTTGCTGCTGAAGCAGGGCATTCAGACGATCGTGTTCGCGCGAAGCCGCGTTCGGGTCGAAATTTTGCTGACATATTTGCAGGATCTCGTACGCAAGGACCTCGGGCCGAAGACGATCCGCGGCTACCGCGGCGGGTACTTGCCGAAGCAGCGGCGGGAAATCGAGCGAGGGCTGCGCAACGGCGAAATTCGCGGCGTCGTGTCGACGAACGCGCTCGAGCTCGGCATCGATATCGGCCAGCTGCAGGCCTGCGTATTGAACGGCTTCCCCGGAACGATCGCGAGCACGTGGCAGCAGTCCGGCCGCGCCGGACGCCGCCACGAAACGGCCGTCACGTTCCTTGTCG
Proteins encoded in this region:
- a CDS encoding molybdopterin-dependent oxidoreductase, with protein sequence MAVRPLKSYTSRTGRKLKTIHAWNAWLLLGLAVSGIVLYLPALRGATAPVRVALKEGHIWAGLVSIALVLLYLPFLPKHAKRLRGKPAQTANLAIVLLLLLGWSASGVILWLERSMPPGATSFALRMHDWLTWIGVPYAIFHAVTRSRWVRERAAARSKEEEAAERSFDRYDGSRRALVKAGVAAAAALIAGPLAYRWLRRVGEPGGMTAAEVASRSASAGNGQELLVPLPESKPPIGGGAEGQFRIYTVAPIPKFDASAWKFTIDGFVDRPLSFDWKTFAELPRKVQVSDFHCVTGWSVYRATWEGIPLKELLASAGVGAGAKYVKFYSGDGVYTDALSLEQAEADDIMVAALIDGSPIPEDLGGPVRLIVPRMYAYKSVKWLERIELIDAGHIGYWQERGYDVDAWVPGAG
- a CDS encoding DEAD/DEAH box helicase, with protein sequence MNRLTGKVSSMEELLELIKSTPEIMKNVTEWRTLPPRPAKYAEFPEGLRPELRAALEEKGITKLYTHQASAFRAIRKGRHIVTVTPTASGKTLTYNLPVIQQLLEDDSSRALYLFPTKALAQDQVAELQETVDRMGVDLKTHTYDGDTPPTVRAAIRNAGHIVVTNPDMLHSAILPHHTKWVKLFENLKFIVIDEVHSYRGVFGSHVANVIRRLKRICAFYGSKPQFICASATIANPKEHAEKLIGEPMELIDDNGAPSGEKHFVFYNPPVVNQQLGIRKSSVLETQRLAALLLKQGIQTIVFARSRVRVEILLTYLQDLVRKDLGPKTIRGYRGGYLPKQRREIERGLRNGEIRGVVSTNALELGIDIGQLQACVLNGFPGTIASTWQQSGRAGRRHETAVTFLVASSNPLDQYVIQNPDYFFERTPEHARIHPDNLLVLLDHVKCAAYELPFQEGDTFGEEKLSDLLEFLVEERVLHRNGGKYFWMEQHFPANNISLRTAAQENIIIIDMTHEHRVIGEVDRFSAPTLVHEEAIYIHEGVQYQVEKLDYEEKKAYVREVDVDYFTDANLAVDLNILHEDRSRPGGAGHTTHYGDVTVNARATIFKKIKMRTHENIGAGPIHLPEEELHTSSYWITFDDELGGMKTANDLQFALLGLSNVLIHIAPLWLMCDPFDIRVVPQVKAKQSKRPTIFFYDRYPGGVGLAERLFETHGELLAEARRIIAGCSCLSGCPACVGPIEEVGLLGKSLALELVDRMAGRA